The following coding sequences are from one Reyranella humidisoli window:
- the acdA gene encoding 3-sulfinopropanoyl-CoA desulfinase, with protein MNPSALSPDQLALQARARELAAGPVAARAAEVDRTEQYPWDNVELLKDAKLVGMTIPTQYGGQGKNWLDAVLAIEALSSACAVTGRIAVETNMGAISAVMAYGSEEQKKMCADMVLAGDKPAICITEPDAGSDANGMTTRADKKGNRYVLNGRKHWITGGGVSRLHLIFAKVYDEKGTFEGIGGFLAIRDETKGLKITKREPTMGLRGIPEAVIDLEDMDVPPSALVIPPRGLKKGFADLMTAYNSQRVGAATVALGIAEGAYQLALDWSEKRHQFGRPINEFQGLQWKLADMSIKLSAARALVHNAARSGEGGFPDMLMAAQAKVFTSESAIQVVNDALQFFGARGYSRELPLERMARDVRMFTIGGGTAEVLRNVVAGALLKKKLPQTRDGWDKE; from the coding sequence ATGAACCCGTCCGCCCTGTCCCCTGATCAGCTCGCCCTGCAGGCCCGCGCCCGCGAACTCGCCGCCGGCCCCGTCGCCGCCCGCGCCGCCGAGGTCGACCGCACCGAGCAGTATCCCTGGGACAATGTCGAGCTGCTGAAGGACGCGAAGCTGGTCGGCATGACGATCCCCACCCAGTATGGCGGCCAGGGCAAGAACTGGCTCGACGCCGTCCTCGCCATCGAGGCGCTGTCCTCGGCCTGTGCCGTCACCGGCCGCATCGCGGTTGAGACCAACATGGGCGCGATCAGCGCCGTCATGGCCTACGGCTCCGAAGAGCAGAAGAAAATGTGCGCCGACATGGTGCTTGCCGGCGACAAGCCCGCGATCTGCATCACCGAGCCCGACGCCGGCTCAGACGCCAACGGCATGACCACGCGCGCCGACAAGAAAGGCAACCGCTACGTCCTGAACGGCCGCAAGCACTGGATCACCGGCGGCGGTGTCTCGCGCCTGCACCTGATCTTCGCCAAGGTCTACGACGAGAAGGGCACGTTCGAGGGCATCGGCGGCTTCCTCGCCATCCGCGACGAAACCAAGGGCCTCAAGATCACCAAGCGCGAGCCCACGATGGGCCTGCGCGGCATCCCTGAAGCGGTGATCGACCTCGAGGACATGGACGTCCCGCCCTCGGCGCTCGTGATCCCGCCGCGCGGCCTGAAGAAGGGCTTCGCCGACCTGATGACGGCGTACAACAGCCAGCGGGTCGGCGCCGCCACGGTGGCGCTCGGCATCGCCGAGGGCGCCTACCAGCTGGCGCTCGACTGGTCGGAGAAGCGGCACCAGTTCGGCCGTCCGATCAACGAATTCCAGGGCCTGCAATGGAAGCTGGCCGACATGTCGATCAAGCTCTCGGCCGCGCGCGCCCTCGTTCACAACGCCGCGCGCTCGGGCGAAGGCGGCTTTCCCGACATGCTGATGGCCGCTCAGGCCAAGGTGTTCACGTCAGAGAGCGCTATCCAGGTCGTCAATGACGCCCTGCAGTTCTTCGGAGCCCGCGGCTACAGCCGCGAACTGCCGCTCGAACGCATGGCCCGCGACGTTCGCATGTTCACCATCGGCGGCGGCACGGCGGAGGTTCTGCGCAACGTCGTGGCGGGCGCGCTCCTGAAGAAGAAGCTGCCCCAGACCCGCGATGGCTGGGACAAGGAGTAG
- a CDS encoding adenylate/guanylate cyclase domain-containing protein: MTAAVTAPVTVTAAGDAPAIASPAEIAGLRRRYLLRTVSAAGVDIIFTSVFVVFANAWSYAPRSMAVGLFLLVGINYLVCRRLFDPIEEYLAGQRSFEEAQRRLTQLPVLTAARVALLAMVMVGFRVAAPFLWPDATLQGLPTQTLADAIALCVLLPLFYFTYIYFVISDYLGSLCAYIFERSGHNLSLFFGRYRLKLGIALLVISLAPMTAVIIDLFSYEGVKLQFEIATDVVISLMGVAVSVYFIGRSLLRPIRILSSAMSAVAQGDMSVRVPVTSNDEVGELTGQFNTMVEGLRERERIRETFGRYVDESVASTILQRGGDGVLAGETREATILFTDVSGFTTIAETLPPDHLIGALNEYLETVLAPIRAHGGVVNTFIGDGLFASFNMPLACPGHAAAAIRASVDIQRAVTGRLFGEARVPFVTRIGISTGAVIGGSVGAGQRLSFTLLGDTVNLAARLEKLNKDHGTSILLSETTRAGCGTEFVFKPLGSTAVRGRSASLAIFTIDAV; this comes from the coding sequence GTGACGGCCGCAGTTACGGCCCCCGTGACCGTGACCGCGGCCGGCGACGCGCCCGCCATCGCCAGCCCGGCGGAGATCGCCGGGCTGCGCCGCCGCTACCTGCTGCGCACCGTTTCGGCCGCCGGCGTCGATATCATCTTCACGTCGGTCTTCGTGGTCTTCGCCAATGCCTGGTCCTATGCGCCGCGCTCGATGGCGGTGGGGCTCTTCCTTCTCGTCGGGATCAACTACCTGGTCTGCCGGCGCCTGTTCGACCCGATCGAAGAGTATCTGGCCGGGCAGCGCTCGTTCGAAGAGGCGCAGCGCCGGCTCACCCAGCTGCCGGTCCTGACGGCCGCGCGCGTCGCCCTCCTCGCGATGGTGATGGTGGGGTTCCGGGTGGCAGCGCCGTTCCTCTGGCCCGATGCCACGCTGCAGGGGCTGCCCACGCAGACGCTGGCCGATGCCATCGCGCTCTGCGTCCTGCTCCCGCTCTTCTACTTCACCTACATCTATTTCGTCATAAGCGACTATCTCGGCAGTCTTTGCGCCTACATCTTCGAGCGCAGCGGCCACAACCTGTCGCTGTTCTTCGGCCGCTACCGGCTGAAGCTCGGGATCGCCCTGCTGGTGATCTCTCTGGCGCCGATGACCGCCGTCATCATCGATCTCTTTTCCTATGAAGGCGTGAAGCTGCAGTTCGAGATCGCGACCGACGTCGTCATCTCTCTGATGGGTGTGGCCGTGTCGGTCTACTTCATCGGAAGATCGCTGCTACGTCCCATCCGCATCCTGTCGAGTGCGATGTCGGCGGTCGCGCAGGGCGACATGTCGGTGCGCGTTCCCGTCACCTCCAACGACGAGGTCGGGGAATTGACAGGCCAGTTCAACACCATGGTCGAGGGACTGCGCGAGCGCGAGCGGATCCGCGAGACGTTCGGACGCTATGTCGACGAGAGCGTGGCTTCGACCATCCTGCAGCGCGGCGGCGACGGCGTGCTGGCCGGCGAGACGCGCGAGGCCACGATCCTGTTCACCGACGTCTCCGGCTTCACGACGATTGCCGAGACCCTGCCGCCGGACCATCTCATCGGCGCGCTCAACGAGTATCTGGAAACCGTGCTCGCTCCCATCCGCGCGCACGGCGGCGTGGTGAACACGTTCATCGGTGACGGTCTCTTCGCCTCCTTCAACATGCCGCTCGCCTGCCCAGGCCACGCGGCGGCCGCCATCCGCGCGTCCGTCGACATCCAGCGCGCCGTCACGGGCCGCCTCTTCGGCGAAGCCAGGGTGCCGTTCGTCACCCGCATCGGGATCAGCACCGGCGCGGTCATCGGCGGATCGGTTGGCGCCGGCCAGCGGCTCAGCTTCACATTGCTAGGCGACACCGTGAACCTGGCCGCGCGGCTTGAGAAGTTGAACAAGGATCACGGCACGAGCATTCTGCTGTCGGAGACGACGCGCGCCGGCTGCGGCACCGAGTTCGTGTTCAAGCCGCTGGGCAGCACCGCCGTCCGCGGCCGCAGCGCGTCGCTCGCCATCTTCACCATCGATGCCGTCTGA
- a CDS encoding adenylate/guanylate cyclase domain-containing protein encodes MTASTDAAPAAVPASLVHRYYFAMSVPFLIDLFTLVVYSALNEAPQVFLPSLAISALFLVGGVGLGAWLLIRPIRHFIEGRAVFADIEFQLSRLPRHSAFVIGVMYAPMMAVRLLSHRLDITFGATLQQVAWPDVIANLTVGTGFVVVLTFFMVAAYLDHLCQQLFRARGVNISHFKGRFSRKVAMALLFVTFSTMVLMIADVMSYSGDRLVREVTSDIATSAVGAIFMYYWVSEALTRPITRLDGGLRRVADNDYTVRLPVTSNDELGHAASRFNLMVEGLAEKAYLRDTFGKYVSETVATSILSNRGNTGRSIDTTAEATLMFTDIAGFTSLSESLEPTDVAEVLNAYLRTVVPVIQRHGGIVNNFIGDGLFASFNLPRPLANHAAAAIAAALDIQAALAEARFAHGQVLHTRIGLNTGPVIGVTIGTDNRLSYTLLGDAVNVASRIEQLNKKFGTRILAAESTVVAAGAQGFCERLGTTDVRGHHDGVVVYRVGLPQ; translated from the coding sequence ATGACCGCATCGACCGACGCGGCACCGGCAGCGGTGCCCGCCAGCCTCGTGCATCGCTACTACTTCGCGATGTCGGTGCCGTTCCTGATCGACCTGTTCACGCTCGTCGTCTACAGCGCCCTGAACGAGGCACCGCAGGTCTTCCTGCCGTCGCTGGCGATCTCGGCCCTGTTCCTCGTGGGTGGCGTGGGTCTCGGGGCCTGGCTGCTGATCCGGCCGATCCGGCATTTCATCGAAGGCCGCGCCGTATTCGCCGACATCGAGTTCCAACTGTCGCGGCTGCCACGCCATTCGGCCTTCGTGATCGGCGTGATGTACGCGCCGATGATGGCCGTCCGCCTCCTGTCCCATCGTCTGGACATCACCTTCGGCGCCACGCTGCAGCAGGTAGCCTGGCCGGACGTCATCGCCAACCTGACGGTCGGCACCGGCTTCGTCGTCGTGCTGACCTTCTTCATGGTCGCCGCCTACCTCGACCATCTGTGCCAGCAGCTCTTCCGCGCGCGCGGCGTCAACATTTCGCACTTCAAGGGCCGTTTCAGCCGCAAGGTCGCGATGGCGCTGCTGTTCGTCACCTTCTCGACCATGGTCCTGATGATCGCCGACGTGATGAGCTATTCCGGCGACCGCCTTGTCCGCGAAGTCACGTCCGACATCGCGACATCGGCGGTCGGCGCGATCTTCATGTATTACTGGGTTTCCGAGGCGCTGACGCGGCCGATCACGCGGCTGGACGGCGGCCTGCGCCGCGTCGCCGACAACGACTACACGGTGCGATTGCCGGTGACGTCCAACGACGAGCTGGGCCATGCCGCCAGCCGTTTCAACCTGATGGTCGAGGGTCTCGCCGAGAAGGCCTATCTGCGCGACACATTCGGCAAGTATGTCAGCGAAACGGTCGCCACGTCGATCCTGTCCAACCGGGGCAATACCGGCCGCAGCATCGACACCACCGCGGAGGCGACGCTGATGTTCACCGACATCGCGGGCTTCACCAGCCTGTCGGAGAGCCTGGAGCCCACCGACGTCGCCGAAGTGCTGAATGCCTATCTCCGCACCGTCGTCCCGGTGATCCAGCGCCATGGCGGCATCGTGAACAACTTCATCGGCGACGGTCTGTTCGCGAGTTTCAACCTGCCACGGCCCCTGGCGAACCACGCCGCGGCCGCGATCGCCGCGGCGCTGGACATCCAGGCGGCGCTGGCCGAGGCCCGCTTCGCCCACGGCCAGGTCCTGCACACCCGCATCGGCCTCAACACCGGCCCGGTGATCGGCGTCACCATCGGGACGGACAATCGCCTCAGCTACACGCTGCTGGGGGACGCGGTGAACGTGGCCTCGCGGATCGAGCAGCTCAACAAGAAGTTCGGCACCCGCATCCTCGCCGCCGAAAGCACGGTCGTGGCCGCCGGCGCCCAGGGCTTCTGCGAGCGGCTCGGGACCACCGACGTGCGCGGCCATCACGACGGTGTCGTGGTGTATCGCGTGGGACTGCCCCAGTGA
- a CDS encoding transglutaminase-like domain-containing protein produces MNRRDMLKAGLAAGALGLAPRLASAHAATYAPVPKGWRTYVLTTRVEPTAGANKAWIPLPTFEAPDWQRPGTVTWTGNARVAERVRDPKYGAEMLRVEWSGDQQSPMIEVVAQVQAQNRSVVPGKGNTAPLSDAERKLNLMPTTFLPTDGLVKETAEEIVRGKQGDVAKARAIYDWVVENTFRNAKTLGCGVGDITTMIRTGNLNGKCADLNALYVGLARSVGLPARDVYGIRVMPSEFGFKALGAGSEVVSKAQHCRAEVWLTGSGWTPVDPADVRKVVLEEPPTNLAMTDPKVVAARRALFGSWEGNWLAYNVAHDVKLPGSKEDPIAFFMYPQAENRAGFLDSLDPDKFKYRITARELTA; encoded by the coding sequence ATGAATCGTCGTGACATGCTCAAGGCCGGCCTCGCCGCCGGCGCCCTCGGTCTCGCGCCGCGCCTCGCGTCGGCGCATGCCGCGACCTACGCGCCGGTGCCGAAGGGCTGGCGCACCTACGTGCTGACGACGCGCGTCGAGCCGACAGCCGGCGCCAACAAGGCGTGGATCCCGCTGCCGACCTTCGAGGCGCCGGATTGGCAGCGCCCGGGCACCGTCACCTGGACCGGCAACGCGCGTGTTGCCGAACGGGTGCGCGATCCCAAGTACGGCGCGGAGATGCTGAGGGTCGAATGGTCGGGCGACCAGCAGTCGCCCATGATCGAGGTCGTGGCGCAGGTCCAGGCGCAGAACCGGTCGGTGGTACCAGGCAAGGGCAATACCGCACCGCTCAGCGACGCCGAGCGCAAGCTGAACCTGATGCCGACCACCTTCCTGCCGACCGATGGGCTGGTGAAGGAAACGGCTGAGGAAATCGTACGCGGCAAGCAGGGTGACGTCGCGAAAGCACGCGCGATATACGACTGGGTGGTCGAGAACACGTTCCGCAATGCCAAGACGCTGGGCTGCGGCGTCGGCGACATCACGACGATGATCCGGACCGGCAACCTGAACGGCAAGTGTGCCGACCTGAACGCGCTCTATGTCGGCCTCGCCCGCTCGGTCGGCCTGCCGGCGCGCGACGTCTACGGCATCCGCGTCATGCCGTCGGAATTCGGCTTCAAGGCGCTGGGTGCCGGCTCCGAGGTCGTGTCCAAGGCGCAGCATTGCCGTGCCGAGGTCTGGCTCACGGGCTCGGGCTGGACGCCGGTCGACCCGGCCGACGTGCGCAAGGTCGTGCTGGAGGAACCGCCGACCAACCTCGCCATGACCGACCCGAAGGTGGTCGCGGCGCGGCGGGCGCTGTTCGGTTCCTGGGAGGGCAACTGGCTCGCCTACAACGTGGCGCACGACGTGAAGCTGCCGGGCTCGAAGGAGGATCCGATCGCCTTTTTCATGTACCCACAGGCCGAGAACCGGGCGGGCTTCCTGGATTCGCTTGATCCCGACAAGTTCAAGTACCGCATCACCGCGCGTGAACTGACGGCCTGA
- a CDS encoding ABC transporter ATP-binding protein yields MSAPLLQVETLDLYYGDAQALAGVSLEIAEGEIVAIVGANGAGKSSLIRSIHGIEKPARGHVRFDGTDITGWPSWRVCEAGVGHVAEGRQVFPNLSVLENLEMGATPKRARALEKQTLERVFSMFPRLAERRRQAAGTLSGGEQQMLAIGRCLMGQPRLIMFDEPSLGLAPTIVQEVFRIVRRLNEEGLTILLVEQNVMASLRIAHRGYVLENGRIELEGPGADLLTNDRVRQAYLGL; encoded by the coding sequence ATGAGCGCGCCGCTCCTCCAGGTCGAGACCCTCGACCTCTACTACGGGGACGCCCAGGCGCTGGCCGGCGTCTCGCTGGAGATCGCCGAGGGCGAGATCGTGGCCATCGTCGGCGCCAACGGCGCGGGCAAGAGCTCGCTGATCCGCTCGATCCACGGGATCGAGAAGCCGGCGCGCGGCCATGTCCGGTTCGACGGCACCGATATCACCGGCTGGCCCTCCTGGCGTGTGTGCGAGGCGGGCGTCGGCCATGTCGCCGAGGGCCGTCAGGTCTTCCCCAATCTATCCGTGCTCGAAAATCTCGAGATGGGAGCCACACCGAAGCGCGCGCGCGCTCTGGAAAAGCAGACGCTGGAGCGCGTCTTCTCCATGTTCCCGCGACTGGCGGAACGACGTCGCCAGGCGGCCGGCACGCTGTCGGGCGGCGAGCAGCAGATGCTGGCCATCGGCCGCTGCCTGATGGGCCAGCCGCGCCTCATCATGTTCGACGAGCCCTCGCTCGGCCTCGCGCCCACCATCGTGCAGGAAGTATTCCGCATCGTGCGCCGCCTCAACGAGGAGGGTCTGACCATCCTGCTGGTCGAGCAGAACGTGATGGCTTCGCTGCGCATCGCCCATCGCGGCTACGTGCTGGAGAACGGTCGCATCGAACTCGAAGGGCCGGGCGCCGACCTCCTGACCAACGACCGCGTCCGGCAAGCCTATCTCGGCCTCTGA
- a CDS encoding ABC transporter ATP-binding protein, translating to MSGARLELDGIGKSFRGLRAVHDVSFDVPAGAINALIGPNGAGKTTIFNMIAGVYRPDAGSVRLDGKLISGLRPDLACDAGVGRTFQIVKPFKGLSVLENVTVGALHRRHALPDARAYAADILMQLGLHDRRHQAAESLTLPDRKRLEVARALATEPKLLLLDEVMAGLRPTEIDVMVAFLQDLNRRTGLTILLIEHVMRAVMALASNIVVVSYGEKIAEGTPAEIARHQAVLDVYLGEPEPA from the coding sequence ATGAGCGGCGCGCGGCTCGAACTGGACGGCATCGGCAAGAGCTTCCGGGGCCTGCGCGCCGTGCACGACGTTTCGTTCGACGTTCCGGCCGGCGCCATCAACGCCCTCATCGGCCCGAACGGCGCGGGCAAGACCACCATCTTCAACATGATCGCGGGCGTCTATCGGCCGGACGCCGGGAGCGTGCGCCTCGACGGAAAACTGATTTCGGGGCTGCGCCCGGATCTCGCCTGCGACGCCGGCGTCGGCCGTACCTTCCAGATCGTGAAGCCGTTCAAGGGGCTGAGCGTGCTGGAGAACGTCACGGTGGGCGCGTTGCATCGCCGGCACGCCCTGCCCGACGCGCGCGCCTACGCCGCCGACATCCTGATGCAGCTCGGCCTGCACGACCGGCGTCACCAGGCGGCGGAGAGCCTCACTCTGCCGGATCGCAAGCGGCTCGAGGTCGCGCGGGCGCTCGCCACCGAGCCGAAGCTCCTGCTGCTCGACGAGGTGATGGCGGGACTGCGGCCCACCGAGATCGACGTGATGGTCGCCTTCCTGCAGGACCTCAACCGGCGCACCGGCCTCACCATCCTGCTGATCGAGCATGTGATGCGCGCCGTCATGGCGCTGGCGTCCAACATCGTGGTGGTGAGCTACGGCGAGAAGATCGCCGAGGGCACGCCGGCCGAGATCGCACGCCACCAGGCCGTGCTCGACGTCTATCTCGGCGAGCCGGAACCGGCATGA
- a CDS encoding branched-chain amino acid ABC transporter permease — protein MSFLARLTDGVPARALWGLGLLLALLLVAPALLGKYGLSVLILVLYFAFVGQAWNIMMGFAGQLSLGHALYAGVGGYIAAGLFFHYGIGPWAGVFVAVAAAVAAGSIVGYLGFRFSLAGVYFALLTIAFSEFTRIAFDHWGWAGGSGGLFLKVDASSDILNLRGGPLLFYYVILALAVGAFILCRALLESRLGRCWLAIREDPEAAQAVGVPVLRCKMIAIVISAALTALAGVWNAFYYNNLFPETAFAMGRSIEFTLAPIIGGLGTLFGPIVGAVVLTGLGEIFTDLSEVFHVSGLKQIFYGLALLVIVMYRPAGVWPWIAERLGFGEKRR, from the coding sequence GTGAGCTTCCTCGCGCGCCTCACCGACGGCGTACCGGCCCGCGCACTCTGGGGCCTCGGCCTGCTGCTCGCACTCCTGCTGGTGGCGCCGGCGCTGCTCGGCAAATACGGCCTGTCGGTCCTGATCCTGGTCCTCTATTTCGCCTTCGTGGGCCAAGCCTGGAACATCATGATGGGCTTCGCGGGGCAGCTCTCGCTCGGGCACGCGCTCTATGCCGGCGTGGGCGGCTATATCGCTGCCGGGCTTTTCTTCCACTACGGCATCGGCCCATGGGCCGGCGTGTTCGTCGCGGTCGCAGCCGCTGTCGCCGCAGGGTCGATCGTCGGCTATCTCGGCTTCCGTTTCTCGCTGGCCGGCGTCTACTTCGCGCTGCTGACGATCGCCTTCAGCGAGTTCACCCGCATCGCCTTCGATCACTGGGGCTGGGCGGGCGGCTCGGGCGGCCTCTTCCTCAAGGTCGATGCCAGTTCCGACATCCTGAACCTGCGCGGCGGGCCGCTTCTCTTCTACTATGTGATCCTGGCACTGGCGGTCGGCGCCTTCATCCTGTGCCGCGCCCTGCTGGAAAGCCGGCTCGGCCGCTGCTGGCTGGCCATCCGCGAAGACCCGGAAGCGGCGCAGGCGGTCGGCGTGCCGGTCCTGCGCTGCAAGATGATCGCGATCGTGATCTCGGCGGCGCTGACGGCGCTGGCCGGCGTCTGGAACGCCTTCTACTACAACAACCTCTTTCCGGAGACCGCCTTCGCCATGGGCCGGTCGATCGAGTTCACCCTGGCGCCGATCATCGGCGGGCTGGGCACGCTGTTCGGTCCCATCGTCGGCGCCGTGGTGCTGACCGGCCTCGGCGAGATCTTCACCGACCTGAGCGAAGTCTTCCACGTCTCAGGCCTGAAGCAGATTTTCTACGGCCTCGCGCTGCTGGTGATTGTGATGTACCGCCCGGCCGGCGTCTGGCCCTGGATCGCCGAACGCCTCGGCTTCGGGGAGAAGCGCCGATGA
- a CDS encoding branched-chain amino acid ABC transporter permease gives MTADFLLSLAQAITKGLLTGMVYGLMALGLSVIFGVMRVVNFAHGEIMVVGMYLAWMGFEYLQLSPMLSLPLIALLFFGAGYALQRAVISPFIGRPEHQQFLLLLAIAILLVNACLVIAGPDSRGVQMDSQFDSYELGPFVFDAVRVHAALTAVVIAGLLWLFFTRTRTGKSIRAAADNNLGALVVGLDVRRLYAFTFGVGAACVGAAGALMITIIPVTPFLAAEYTLLAFVIVIVGGLGSMTGALAGGLLIGVSEAVAGLLLQPSLKSMVSFGILILVLLLRPQGLFGKSGP, from the coding sequence ATGACCGCCGACTTTCTTCTCTCGCTCGCCCAGGCGATCACCAAGGGCCTGTTGACCGGCATGGTCTACGGGCTGATGGCGCTCGGACTGTCGGTGATCTTCGGCGTCATGCGCGTGGTCAACTTCGCGCACGGCGAGATCATGGTCGTGGGCATGTATCTCGCCTGGATGGGCTTCGAATACCTGCAGCTCTCGCCGATGCTGAGCCTGCCGCTGATCGCCCTGCTGTTCTTCGGCGCGGGCTATGCGCTGCAGCGCGCCGTGATCTCGCCCTTCATCGGCCGGCCCGAGCACCAGCAGTTCCTGCTGCTGCTCGCCATCGCCATCCTGCTGGTCAATGCCTGCCTGGTGATAGCAGGCCCGGACTCGCGCGGCGTGCAGATGGACTCGCAGTTCGATTCCTACGAACTCGGTCCCTTCGTCTTCGACGCGGTCCGCGTGCATGCCGCCCTCACCGCGGTGGTGATCGCCGGCCTGCTGTGGCTCTTCTTCACCCGCACCCGCACCGGCAAGTCGATCCGCGCCGCCGCCGACAACAATCTCGGCGCCCTGGTCGTGGGTCTCGATGTGCGGCGGCTCTACGCCTTCACCTTCGGTGTCGGCGCCGCCTGTGTCGGCGCGGCCGGCGCGTTGATGATCACCATCATTCCGGTGACACCCTTCCTCGCCGCCGAATACACGCTGCTCGCCTTCGTCATCGTGATCGTGGGCGGACTGGGCAGCATGACCGGTGCGCTGGCAGGAGGTCTCCTCATCGGCGTCAGCGAAGCGGTCGCAGGCCTCCTGCTCCAGCCGTCGCTGAAGAGCATGGTCAGCTTCGGCATCCTGATCCTGGTGCTGCTGCTGCGGCCGCAGGGCCTGTTCGGCAAGAGCGGCCCATGA